Part of the Caretta caretta isolate rCarCar2 chromosome 7, rCarCar1.hap1, whole genome shotgun sequence genome is shown below.
TGTTGACGTCTTCTTACTAACATATGAAATCACCTTTTTGTACAAGCCAATCAATCGATCTTGTCCCAGCTTAAAAGCAATGACGACTATTTCCATACCAATGACAAtatagagggaaaaaaacaagaaaaagttgGGATGTTGCAAGTGAATATCACCAAACCCAATTGTTGTCAaggtaataaaacaaaaatagaaagcCTCCTCAAAATCCATGTGGTTTTCCCAATTTGGAAGAATAGCTGCTGCACAGGAGATGTATGCAAAGACAATTAGTGCCATTAGCAAGATGGGCACATCTAGCTTTTCGAGTTCTTTGCCAAAGTTTTCGATAACACAGGTCATCTTCCCTGAATCTAGTTCGGGACATGAACTCCATCTTTCAAATTTGTTAATTCTTGGTGGCATAAGGTATTGATTTTCTCTTGCAAGTAGCATTTCAAATATTTCAGCATTCCGGTATTGCAGTGACTTCCTTTTAACAGAAGATTGGCTTTTCAGCACTTCCGTGATACTTAAAGGTTCCTGGATGACTATTTTGTGTTGCATATGCAATGATGATCCAGTTTTTATATCCTTGTTTTTCTTACAGATGCATCCAGAACACAGTTTAGCTGGTTTAGAGGCTAACATTTTTGACTGAAGTTTTCTAAATTCATTGTAAGACTTGGATAAGATAGCTGCAAGGATGTCTCCCAGGTCTGTCAGAACCAAGAACATCAGAGGTATGCCAAATAATGCATATAGCATACACAGATATTTTCCAAACTTTGTTACGGGGTAGCTATGGCCAtaacctaaaaacaaaacaaaaatagaacaCTGCAATTTATTTTGTAATCAAAACATTGAACTTTTAATACTGTCAGTTTTAAATCAATAGTTTGTGTGATGATATTTTAGTTAATAGTGTatatggtcttttttttttttaaacatttatctcaatcctttttaaaaatcttaggctggaggggtgagggggttgtATGTGGTTGTGACTTAGAGCAGAAGGACCTTCACTATATTCCTTCTGAAAGAGCATATGCACAAACGATAAAACTTACCTGAAAGCAGACAGTTGTGCATGTGGTAACTCATATGTAGAAACTGACCCAGAATGGAGCACCAGATCAAAACTCCCTGAATTTTGgtaaattcagatctggattctaATCTGAATTTTTGCAACTGGTTATTCTGTTTAATAACTTGGAACAATGAATCTCAACACCCTCAAACCTTATGACTCGGGGCCATTGGTGATCATAATTGTCACTGTCAATGATTTGAAACTGTTtacagtttgcaaaaagaaaaggagtacttgtggcaccttagagactaaccaatttatttgagcatgagctttcgtgagctacagctcacttcatcagatgttgacatcaacatctgatgaagtgagctgtagctcacgaaagctcatgctcaaataaattggttagtctctaaggtgccacaagtactccttttctttttgcgaatacagactaacacggctgttcctctgaaacctgtttacagTTTGTTAGAACTGATTTTAATGACAGGAATTGCATTTGACATATGGAGAGTTGTAAAACTGGGCTTTAGGGGACACACATTTTCTCCATTGAAGAGTATGGCTGGAAACCAATAACACTTTACTCTAATGATCTAAAAAGTGCCAATATCAAATGTAACTAATGCAAAAATATTACCAGGCTTCCACTGCCAAATGATCATTTTAAGTAACAAAATGGTAGTCTAAAATATACAACTGCAAATTAAATTAGGACATAGGACTTCTTTCCTGTAGTTATGCCATTGCTTCTTCGGCTGTGAAgttaaaaccctaaccctaagttAATGCATTTCCATTAGGGAAAAGATAAGAGAGAAACTGTATTAAAGTTTTTAATGGAAGTTCTCTTCTTTGTCCTCCAAAAAGGCATAaagaatccttttttaaaaatgcttttctctTCCTTAGTCAACACTGTTTCCTCTTAGATGACTTTGGGGGGCTGCCTTTAAGATTATTACACCAAATACTGGAGTAAAATTGCCAGGTCACCTTCATTCTTACTAAAGATAGCTATAGTCTTTATGTTCTAATCCAGCCTCTGTCACTAACTCAGTATGTGGCCTTTGGCACGTTATTTATCCTGTGTGTCTCCATTCccacatctgtgaaatggggatgctAATTATTACTCTGCAGAGGTAAGTGGTGTGGATTATTTACCGTAATTAATATGTGGAGAGTGATTTCTTTTTTCGTTCTGATTCATATACATAAAAGTGCCTATCACAGGTTATAGTTGCTTTAACATTTATTACAGATATAATCTAGCCAAATAACAAATCAACAGCTGATCTCACCCCACACAAATGGCTGTCaatcaacaacaaaaatgaatatcCCTGGCTCCTCACCTCCTCTAAACCCCCAAGCATCTTAGACCTCCCAAAGAGCCTAAGCAAACAGATGTGGTATATAGCTTCCTGGGGAGGTCGACAAATAGGGCTtattttggatcaagcccattgGAGTGCTTctaagtgcctaactcacttctgaaaataaggctTAAGATCCTAAATCACGTAAGTGATTTGGACACATTTACCTGTCATAAATGTTTACTACTACTTACTAGCACCTGCTATATTCTTCCTCATTTCTCGCCAGAAAGGAAACTATTTTGCATTCCTAGTGTGAGACCCTCTTAAGTTGCACTCCCTCCAAAAATAACATCAGCTACAGCACTTACTAGATTATATCCTTAGCCAATTTGATTTGATGGTTAAGCAAAATGTGTCCTTAACTGATCCGTtggtccttactcaagcaaaactccccattgaaattaatggcttCTAGTTTAAACTATGGTTTGTCTTCCTTTTTAAATCATTTGCAATAGCAAAATATTCTCTGTGGAAGAACATGAAATTGCAGAGATGGAAGCGAACCAAACTTCCATGTAGACCCATTCTACAAATCAGCTCTTATATTGAAGTCAGGGGGGATTTTGCCTGagtcagtaaaataaataaataaaaccctgaTGCCTCTCTCACAGAAGTCCCATAAGAAAAGGTGCAGGTGTAGACACACCTGTCTCTGGTTGTAGCTCATCCGCTGCCTAATACACAGAGGTACTTGTGGGGTAGTTCAGTATTATCTAGAAAACCAATGGTGCAGGACATTGCATGTATAATAATCACCCTGGTGTGATTTCATGCTGGTTCTGTGCTGTAAAGAaaacagatggatttttttttaaatgtaacaaagaGGAAGATTAACAGCCAGGGAAGGGCAGAAAGGGGTAACCAAAGAAAATAGTCTAaggcagtgggtctcaaacttttttttcatggaccacttgaaaattgctgagggtcttggcagatcacttaatgatctttccaaatgtttttaccattagctaactattgtaaagcgctttggataaaagcactatataaaaaagccaccttaataataattaacattttttgttctacaaataaaagcacacaactcatattttaatatcagcagtcttacctttctaatgcgatggatgtgccctctctcccccaccatagTAGCCTGTgaactggggctgggaatgagaggggtctctccctctgtcccccacctcagcagcccctgagctggggctggaaaggatGGGGGTCGCTCCCCCACCACAgtagccacagagctgaggctgggaaggagggccatctctccctggtagctgcagctctggagctgaggaaagtcacctctttctctggctgccacagccctgcacgtcccacatttcccccaccccctcttctctctccactgccccttcccacctaCTCCCTATTCTCCCtgaggccaccacctcaccttacatgtgtgtcttctgcAGGGTCCAGgcatctaattagtggagccacgcctacacggctccactaattaggtgagtggcccttcattctctcgtgtgtggccacccaagagcgcaccttagagggaactatccgctgaccacctgaatggagctcgcggaccactggtggtcggtagaccacagtttgagaacctctggactGAGGAGTGGCAAGGAACTTTAACCACACAACTTAAGATCTTGAAACTGATTTCTTAATAGCAAAATTGAATAGGGAGGAGTATAGCTGAGGTTATACATGAGGATGAATTCTGAGTACAAGAACTTTTAGAGGCATGGGTGTGCGCGTTTTTTGGAAACTATGGATTCTGTCATATCTTATGCTGAAGGATTATGTCAGATAACTTTTCATACCCATATTTAGTCTAACTGAATTTTGGTCAGTTGAATAAATGCAGGTTTCAGCTAGATATCTGACCACGTtaccttctttaaaaaaacacatgTCCACCCTAGAAATCTTCTATCTCTGTCCCTTTCCTTGTTAGCCTCTCTGGATTGCTGCTTGCTGCCTCTGGACCTTCCCTCACAAAAGGTGGCGTTGGTCATTGTCTCAGGCATGCACATTCTAACTGAGTGGTTCTATGTGGAAGATTTAGTCACCACCTGCGTTTGCCAGCGTGTGAGAATGGTGTCAAGAAGAACAGCAGGAGCACATGGAAAGTAGCACCTGGTAGTGTTGTAGAGAAGGGACTACAACAGgtcatttttgtttgtatatagGTCATCCGTCTACACCTGGAGctggaatggaaaatttcaggagTACTTAATAGAAGCTTGACTAGCCATTCTCAATATGTCTCAGTGGATACGCAAGAAAGAATTAATTATAGTGCCTTATATTTATAACACACTTTACAACCTAAACAACTGTGAAGCTCTTTAAAATCAGATCACGTCCTCACAGGTGGAAGGCAACACCCAGAATAATACACAACAGTGGGGAGGGCCAGAGCACATTTTGTCCCAAAACAATAGAGAaaacttgtttggtttttttttttacaaaaaagttTCATTAAGTCATGAGGACCATGTGTGCATGCAACTGAGCATCTAATTTGCATGCGCAATTACAAAAATCTAAGAGCTAAAACGCATTGGAAGAGGGTTACAGAGCTCTGGATAACATTTTAACCCGAATTACTCACTACAAATACATTTTGTTCCTTTGTGAATTCATTGGATGAAACCCATGAGTTAAATGCAGAGATTAGCATCAAATGTTAAGTGTACTTTACCTCAGAACTTACCCACTGTTGTGAACACAGTACAGCAGAAAAAGAGAGACCCGAGGAAAGACCATTGTTCTTTTGGATCAGCAAACCATTCCAACTTAGCTTTGGTGAACAGTGCATGGGCTCTTTTCTTAAATGTCTCCTGGTTTTCTGTCATATTTTCTGTTACAATAACAAAACAGCTTGTGGTGACTGCTTCAAGACTCTGGGCCACAccatcagctgctgtaaatcagcataaatcCATTATActggctgaagatctggctctgtTACTTTAAAAGAAGAACATATCCACACACAAACATATCCACACACAAAATCTTTGCCCAtgctgtaagcagagtcaggctAGTAGCTGTGGTGAAgaaacgcggtgggggggggactGATGCGTGAAAGCATATAACGTTAAAAAATGAGTACAAAGAAACtgggtaatttttaaaaagagaaagataGAAAATATACCAAAAAGAGAATGACACAAAATTTGACATCTGTCTTTCATGACATCTAGCTCTTTTCTTTTAGGTATCTGGTTTATTCTTCTTCTGATTGAATGATTGAACTGGGGGAGACAGAGGTGAGAGGGAAAAGAGGTGCAACCAGCATGGTCTTTTACTTAAGAAAGTAAAACAATTTGTAATCAGAAGATAAACAGAAAAGTCTCTATTTGTGGTCTACTGCTGAGACCCATGGCCCCTACCTGTGGATAAATATCAAATGCATTATCTCTAGCAGCTACTCCTATAGCCTGCACATATAGGCATCTTTGGAGTGTGACTTACTCCCTGTAATCCCTCCCTGATAAAGATCACTTCCAAAATGGAGTAAGTGCAGTGGAAAAAAGGCACTCAtattctggaataagtgtccACAGAGGGTTTCTACTGAAATAAATAACCCTTCTGAAATAATTATTCTGGAGTTGCTATTTTGgtaaatttttaagtgtagatgagCCCTCAGAAAGAGCCAGTGACCATTCACTAAAAGCTCTTTTGTCTATTTAGTCTGCTGTAGACAATGAATAAGTGCTACCACTCCCGCCCTCACCACCCTCTTTTTTTGCCATCCTGACATTATATACCCTGTAGTTGGACCCATCCTTCACATAAATGATTATTAGGATCCAGCTTTTCTTTGACTTTCTGAActgttatgtttttgttttgtaaggcAGCAGGCTGACCTCCTATCATTACATGACTAGAGGAGACCCCATGAGGGATGAAGGAGACTCTAAACTGAGCTTGTTACAATAGCTAAGCAATCTCATTCACTCTTTAGCTACCCAGGGTAACTTTAAATCTTTCCAGTGATGCAAGAAAAAGAGAAGTAGATAAGCACTACAAAAATCTCATCAAACATTCACATAGGGACCGTGGAAGtttacagtctggaaatcataaTGAAAGCAAATAAATACACTCTAAAGCTACTTCCAAGCTCACCCTTCATTATTCTGAAGTATATAGTCACAAGTTAAGAGATCTGATTTGAATGACAGGGGGTTCAGTAATACCCTGTAAGCGAAGTCATTTTTCTATTACTGCACATACCTGTTAAATCCTTTGAGAGGTTCCGCAGATCCAGCATAAAATCCTTATATTCTTCACTTTCATTCCAATTTCTGTTACCCTCAATGTGAGAAAACATGACCGCCCCCAGAAAAGCATAGATCACTAGAGAAGAGATGAAGCAGGCATGAGGAAACACTGCCCAAAACACTCTTGTGCACATCTTTTTGTCTTGCTGGGGACGAGAGCTAAGTTCCATCCTCAACTGTCTGTTAGGAAAAATCAGCTAAAGCTTTTAGAAACAGGGAAGTGAGAAATCTGTGGCATTTCAGTGAGGCCTCTCCCATCTGGGAAATGAGAAATCCTCTCTTTCATGCTTTCAGAAGGCAGGACTTTATAACTGAACACTGTAGTAGTGTCCCAATGGGCCCTGGAAAGAGCCTAGGACTAATCAAGTCTTAAAATATCTGTCAGATGATGATACAGCATGCTATAGCACTGAATTACTATTGATCAGGGAGAGCTGTAATGCACACAGATAACCAGCTATTGTATGTATCTATTGGACTTAATTGCAGTTTAAAGTTTCTTGTACTGAACTTCAGCTTTTGCTTTTCATTGACACAACGGAAGCAAATTTCCCAGTAATAGATGAAAAGATGCACAGTGTAGAAAAAGGACATGTATGTGATATGAAACATTCCACCAGGAATGAAGGGGAGAGACCTAAAATTTATCAGAAGCAGACAGTGCTGGAACTCTACCATTATACTAATGGTCATTCCCTCAGGGCTGCAGAATAATTCCATCTCTCCTACTGATGCATTAAGCTGCTGTGGCATTAAGGCCCCCTTCTATTGGTTATTTTCTTTAAGTGTAATGGATTTTATCTATGAGGCCAAACCATGAAGTCCTTGCCCAATTCTCGCCCAATTTTTATTTAAgcaaaactgccactgacttcagtgagtaaGAATGGAGTTAGCCCCATGCTAGTGACTTTTTGGAAGCCCATCCACCTTCAAAATCAAAGCTCTCACTGTTATCCCTCACTCTGAGACACTGAAAGTGATGAGCACTGTCACTGTCCTTTGctgttttaacagtgagggtcacTAGAACAGGCTACAAaggatgtggtaaattctccatcacttgtaaGGCTTTAAACGAAGCCTGAAAATCCTCTAGTGCACCCACAAGATACTGAGCTGCAGCCGCTGAGATGTTATGGCCCTTGCTATGAAGGAGAGcagactagctgatcataatgatcccttttggccttaaaatctgcaaGCTGGATCCTCAGTTGTGCACCGTGGTGGAGCTCCAAAGTGTGGTGTGTTCATCCCAGCTTGGCCCATCTGCTAGGGAAGCAGGGACTGGAAGCTGCATTCTGATCTTCAGCTGGCTTTTCAGGGCTTAGTCCCTGGTACAAAAGACTATATGACTgactgttgtttgtttgtttatctttCACTGGACCGGTATATCATTTTTAGGCAATAGACCTAGAAATCCTTTTTGCTGTTTAAGCTGCTCTTTTTGGTCTTACACAAATGCACCCATAAAACACTTGAAAATTGTTCATGTGTATATTTTGTAGTTCAGTTTTAATTAGCAAGAAAGCCTACAGCATTTTCACATCACAGGATTGTAATCATGGTGGTGGCATGACTTGTCCTAGAgtctagatgaccttctgaggtctcttccaaccataatcgtctatgatgctatgattttGTCACCTGCTTTTCAGATTTCAGCCTCAGTCCTATAATTTGTGCTGAACCCTTCAGCCCCATTGATATTCAGTAGGACCACAGATGGCTTCACAATTCCCAGGACATCCTCAGCCACTTGAAGTATCAAGCTCAGAGCTTGCAGCAATGAGAGAATTTGATAAAAATATATTCACTAAATGATTTTTACATTAGTTGCTTAATCTAAAGCATTTCCCACTGTCACTGTGTTACATATTTGGGCTCAAATGCTTAAAAGCAAACTGTGATAACCACAGGCTAGTTCAAATTGAGTTAATGCTACTAGCACTGAGAGAGATTTTTGCAGTCTGCATTTCCTTTTCATATTAATGGACTGCACAACTTACGCATTTCCTAAAGGCCATTTCTGAATTCCATTTCTTTCATTAGTGCAAATACACATTGCTCTAGAGATGACACTTGAAAAGGTTTTTGGGCAAACCTGCAAGATTTAATTAATCCAGTACCAATAAATGTATATTACCATTTGTAGTTCATCTGGTTTTCTTTGATTACAAAAGTTCAAATTAGAAAGTCCTTTCTTTGTACACAGAGAGGCTTTTAGATAATCAATTATAACTCTTCCTGCATATAACCATCCATTATTTTGTCAACAGATCTGCTTTTTAGATGCTCTTCAATCAAACTCCATTACATTCAATATACTGTACTTTCAAGTATTAAATGCCCCACTATCCAAGTCCACGTAACACAATGTCTAGCCAggttcaacctttttctttttcaacaAGTCTAATGCAAATGGTAGGTGTTTGTAAGTATTTTATAGAAATTATACAAGGACAGATTATGACTCTGCTACAGTTTGCATGAGGCATTGACTCCCATGGGAACAGTGTGTGAGTAAGGACTAAGATCCTCGTCCTGCAAAGACCTAAGCACTCTCAAATCAATGGAAATTGAAAGCACTCAGTACCTAACAACTGGAGGATTTGACTTGTTTTTGTTCGGAAATGCACTGTAGTATTCAGTACTCCCCATTCTCACATGAGCATGAATATCTCTGCATACTGAAGTGCACTTTGGGGTAGTCCAGCCCAGTCagtactgacattttaaaatgtgggtttatggaaaatagacctTGTCAGGCTAACTTGACTTTTTTAtgtgattacaagtttgattgataaaggtaatagacttctgtaaggcattagAGTTGGTACAACACAACATTTTGGCTAAGAAAATAGAATACAAAATCAACAAagcaaaaattaaatgaatttaaaaactggctaactgatgggtCTCAAAACATAATTGTAAACAGAGAATCAGAATGGGTGCGTTTCTTGTGGTGGGCtgcaaggatcggttcctggCTCTATGCTTTAGCAATGGCCTGGAAGAGAATGTAAAATTATCatggataaagtttgcagatgacacacagcttAAGGGagcagtaaataatgaagaggacaggtcacctGACAGAgttatctggatcacttggtaagccaggctcaaacattttaatatggctaaatgtatacatgtaggaagaaagaatgtaggccatacttacaagatgggaGACTCTATCTAGGGAAGCAGTGCCtttataatcagctgaacatgagcaatattgtggccaaaagggctaatgtgatccttggatgtataaacaggggaatatcaagtaggagtagggaggatATGTTACCTCTATATCTGACACAAGTGTGACTGATACTGAAATATTGTGTCCACTCTTcgggcccacaattcaagaaggattctGATAAATTAgtgggggttcagagaagagccatgggaaTGATTTAAAGAATGAGAAAACAATCCGTATAGTAAAAACGAATAGAGCTCTGTTTAGCTTATGTGATGGTTGTTGCTTATGTGATGGTTGTTGGATTGCCCAGAACTGGGAGTCAGCTTCTTACTCCCTTGCCTCTGGCTATAAAgagacttgcttgtgcttaaTTGGGTGTCAGGTCCCTGACAGTTCCACTTTGTTAGCCACCCAAACattctcctctgggctatgctgCCCTTACTTTATCTTGTAcattaacaataggtgcaccgtAGTCCCTGAGCCCCTTTGAAGCAATCCCCTGTAATATTCAGCCCCTATCCGCTGAACATTCACAGTAACAcaggtctgctgtccccaaaggaacagtgtaCACACCAACTTGTGTGATTCAACAAGCTCCTTATGTAATACCACAGCACTGAggtatatttctagtgaaaacaatcataaaTTTATTAGCTAAGATTTAAGAGAGAGTGAGTatggataatggaaacagaagggTTATGTATAAAACAAATTCATAACATGATTTCTAGAGCCTAAACGTAGCAGATTAAGCTTTTCTCTAAATAAGTTGATCTCactgttttcatgaatgtaatcaCGTTGCCCAATTACTTCtgaggatcagaataaaggggtGCGTCTGTGCCTCTGCCTTATATCCCAAAAGTTCATTGTCTGTCCTCAGAGATAGTAGAACCTCTGTCGCTTGTTTTTTTCAGTTGATTTCGTATCCTCCTGTTGTCTTTGTATGTATTGTAAATGACTTTCCACTGTATTACCTTACAATGCTTACTTAATGTACTGACGGATCAGGAAAGGTGAATAAACCTCCTTTATTTGGCAGAAACCTGTTTGTCAACTCAGCCTTAATAGAGACCTTAGGAACATATATAAATGACTCCTTACATAGTAGGAGTACATTCATTTCACAAAGATATTCATCACCACTGTGGCACtgactttcatttaagacctcataTAATAGTCTGTATTGATTAAATACTATGAAAGTGGTTgcttggtgtagtgagtttgtcaggcctggtAGGAATTGCTGTTACAGGATACTGAATGCTTTGCCAGCTGGCACAAATGGGTCCCTATGTCAGAGCTTCACAAAGAGCATGTTAAGGGGGACTTGCTCAGTGTATAACTACCTACATGAGGAACTATGCAGTGTCATtttagctgtgtcggtcccaggatattagagaaatgaggtgggaggggagaaccCTTCCAACTccagaagaagagttctgtggctcgaaagctttctctctctca
Proteins encoded:
- the KCNK18 gene encoding potassium channel subfamily K member 18, yielding MELSSRPQQDKKMCTRVFWAVFPHACFISSLVIYAFLGAVMFSHIEGNRNWNESEEYKDFMLDLRNLSKDLTENMTENQETFKKRAHALFTKAKLEWFADPKEQWSFLGSLFFCCTVFTTVGYGHSYPVTKFGKYLCMLYALFGIPLMFLVLTDLGDILAAILSKSYNEFRKLQSKMLASKPAKLCSGCICKKNKDIKTGSSLHMQHKIVIQEPLSITEVLKSQSSVKRKSLQYRNAEIFEMLLARENQYLMPPRINKFERWSSCPELDSGKMTCVIENFGKELEKLDVPILLMALIVFAYISCAAAILPNWENHMDFEEAFYFCFITLTTIGFGDIHLQHPNFFLFFSLYIVIGMEIVVIAFKLGQDRLIGLYKKVISYVSKKTSTQYEKYPGKK